tactttttgctattataattatctttattttttttttcattatcacTGTTGTATATatctttactttttttagGAACTATCTTctctttatcttttttatattttttttttccatatttatgtttatcatgtttattattaatatctttgtgtttttttttcatatttttattatgtttccattttttatgtctatgatttttttttttgcttttcgttttatttttttttctataatatgAATCATCACTTTTACTATAACTTTCACTTTTATTATCACTTTCACTTTTACTATCACTTTCACTTTTACTATAACTCTCACTTTTACTATCACTCTCACTTTTGCTATCACTCTCACTTTTACTATCGCTTTTACTTTCACTATCACTTTCGCTATCACTTTTACTTTCATTTTCACTACTTATAAGTcctaaatattttctttcttttaggTCGTCTTCAGcgttttcttttatatcattCTGAAAGTTCTGCTTTTCTAAATTTATAAAGTTTCTACACTGATAAGGCAAATGCCCTACATGATTACAAAGACTACAAGCCCCTGGTATAGTAGAAGATGCATTACCTGTTAATCTTGCCAAATTAAATAAGCTTTGtgctttttcatttatttcttcagttttcttatttttcttattatttatttcttcaatAGATGCATAAGGATCATATCCAACTGAATTTTTCCAAATTTCTGAGGTTTTTAAGGAAGCTGACACAGGTAATCTATTGTCAGCTGGCATTCTAACTCTTCCTGTCTTGCTAggcatttttatttttttttataaaatataaaaagaaattataaatataagtatatttttatatacattatatatatgtatatataaagcTACATAaggaatattattaataaaaaaagaaaagaaagattccaaaaaattaaaattatttaaaaaaagaaaaaattaaaatattacacttttataaaaatttttttttataaatttgtaatataaaaattcacCTCAATTTAAAATTctgttaataaaaaactttttaattaattttttttatttaaatcttcGACTATTTAAagaagtttttattttttcttaaatatatatgaggaaaataatttttatatttatattttttctgaaACCATTtgaaactttttatttttatatatataatttaagagTTTGGTCATTTTTCATTTGCAACATAATGCATAAATTCATAATTTGAggcattttttttatgtatttattaGGTAAGTATGCATCTTTATTAATAAGAAATTATAAGTTTTAAACATAATCATATTATGGAAAACAATTTAGATGCCTTCATAAAAggcatattttaaaattaaaatcattgtaattttcattaaagagaaaaataagaaataatttatgaatacattaaaaatataacatgTTTATTAGGATAAgtgtaaaattaaatgatttgttttttattttatttaaaaataatatttgttCAGATAACAGtagaaaaaagataaattccACAAATATAGTTTTCATGATCTTTATTAAagacaaatatttttattttaatataaaaaaaaaaaaaaaattgataaataGAAGTTAAATACTTTATTGTTTTCACCtaaaattctttatttttatttttattattttattttattttcattttattttatttttgatgtTTAttctataattattttttttttttttttttatatgtttctTTACTTTTTTGTTTTACGGTTTCACTTACAATTTTTGTTCTATTtgatattgtttttttttcttgttttatttgatattttataaattttttttatatttcaataattctttgtaaatttattttttagtttttgtCTTTTATATCTCCTTTTTTACGATTTATtcgttttattttatctttattattttttttattaatctttTGCTACATATTAAGTGTTTTGTGAGTATTTGTCTTtagtttttttgttttaagaCATTTCAATTTTACTTTAGTTAGTTTTTATTCGTAGTAAAATAGTTAAGTATTgaatacaaatatatttttatttcaatataTAACTGAatgtaatataaataaatcaaaCTGAACTAATATCAGTTTATATTACTGACAAATATGAAAGAGGAAAATGTAGATGCCAACGAAGTGcataaatacatttttaattttgaccCCAAAATTAGTTCAGGATTAGATCATTATGCATGTATTGGTTATTATAAGGGGAAGTTTAGTGTTTACTGCTGGGGAAGTAATGCCAGTAACCAGTTGGGTTTAGGTATAAACATAAGATATGCTAAGAATCCTTCtgttattaaattttttgaaaattttatagtTTGCTCAGTATGCTGTACAAACTATTCTACATTTGTTTTagtaaaacaaaatataacaGATAATGGTTGTTCTATTTATTCATTTGGAAAAGGAAACCATGGATTACtaggatataaaaaaaagagaaaccTTATAAATGATATGAAATTTATgaagaaagaaaataaaaaagaacaaGAAAAACTATTGgacaaaataaataataaaataaataggaAAGTTCTTAatgtatttaatataaataaaagctTATCTTCGTTGAAAAGTATGGACAGCTTATTAGATTTTAATATAGATAATATTTCAAGTGTAAAAAGTACTGGAGCCAATAATGAAATAGATACAAATAAAAgagataataaagaaaaggaaggtgaaataaataaaatggaaaacaaaaattttaaatataacgAAACCAACTTAGATAATGATATACcaaattataatgaaaatatattaaaacaaCATATGAATGGTATAGATGGAGAAGTAAGTGACATGGATAAGGATTTTAGAATAATGAATAAAGATAATGAGAATGAAAATAAACATACATATACtgaatatgaagaaaaagaggATTGGTTTACTCCTTTACCCATCAAAATTAGGTTTcctgaaaatataaaaataaagtttatTTCATGTGGAGATATGCATACTTTAGCTATTTCAACAAATGGTATTTTATATGGATGGGGTTTTAATAATTGTGGATGCGTTGGTAATGGTAGTAATCAAAATGTTTATGAACCGACACCTATATATGtggaagaattaaaaaaaaaaaatgacacGGGTTATTGTGATGATTTTAGTAAATATAAGTTTAATGCAAAtgaaacaaaagaaaaatttatgaaaaaaatttttattcattgcTCTGCCGGAAGTAAGCATAGCTTGGCATGTACCCTGAATGGGGAAATTTATAGCTGGGGGTATGGAGGAAATGGAAGACTAGGATTAGGGAATATTAAAAGTTACAATAAACCTCAATTAATTACtaagttaaaaaataaaataattattcatGTATGTTCAGGGAATTCTCATTCAGGTTGTATAGACACTGATCATAATGTTTACACATGGGGAAAtggaaaattttataaattggGGCATACTGGTGATAGTGATATATTAAATCCTAAAAAAGTGGAATTTTTTAATcataataagaaaatatttatgttaaGTTTTGGTTGTTTTAATTCTTTTGCTTTAAGTATAAAAGGGGATGTTTTTATGTGGGGTACTTTTAATATAACAAAAGACTCTTCTTACTACGTTTGTAAATTACCAAAACAGGTAAATACAAATTttaaatgcatatatattcataCTTCTACATACATAGCTTTTGGAGTAACTTTAGTAGGAGACTTAATTACATTTGGAAATAACTATGATCAtgataatacatatataaaagaaaaagaatggGATACTGATTCTGATGTAAATTTAATGGATTATCTAATAAGAGACCCAGAAAATAAGAATGATAACAATGATAAatcatataatataaatttgaaaaaagataaaattccaattaaatatattaaagaatTAAGAGGAAAAGTATGTATACAAGATTTTTTGaatgatttttataaattggATAAATTAACttattatcaaaataaaataaggaaTGGAAACTTCTTTCCTAATTGTGATTATATGATAATGAATAATAAACTTCtctttgaaaaaaatgatcTGGTAATAAATTCAAGagtaaaatatattgatGGGAGTGATTATTTTAGTGtgtttttattagaaaatgGAAAAATTTATGTATCAGGATATAATAAAGATGGAGAATTAGGAAAtggaaaatataatttaaataaaaaattttcgaTACCTATATTTATAGATGTATCAGTTAAGAAGATTATTAAAATAGCATGTGGAAATAATTATGTATTAGCCTTAAGTGAAGTAGGAGATGTATATGGTTGGGGAAAAAATGATAAGAGCCAGTTAGGTATAGGAATAATAAAAGATTGTTATGAACCAATTCATGTAAAATCTTTAAGTAatgttattaatatatatgcaGGATATGATCATAGTGCATGCattgttaataataatttttctcaTGATCAAGAAATGGAACTGGAACACGGAGAATTATATGTATGGGGAAATGCAGAAAGTGGAAAAGTTGGTCTAGGTTTTGATTATACTCAAGGTTCTATTTTATTACCCAGAAAAGTTAATTTACTTAATCAAGTATATAAATGTTCTTTAGGAACAAGTCATAGTTTATTTTTAACTGATAATAATGATTTGTATGCATGTGGAAATGCAAGCAATGGCAGATTAGGATTAAAGAACGATTCCAACCATATTGTTAGCTATcctaaaaaaataacacTGGAtgaacatatatttattaaagataTATTAGCTGGTAGTACATTTAGCATAATTTTATCTATTGATggctttatatatatatggggagaatttttaaaaaatataatatcgTATGATAAGCCAACTTTATATCCTCAAATTAGTAACATAAAAAAGATTATAGGTAAATTTCGTCATGTATTATTTCTTACCTATGATAACAAATTATTTGGTTTAGGagataattattattttcaaattcTTCATGATTCAAGGAAAGTTAAATATATAGACACTCCAAAGTTAATTCCTTATTTTATGAAAGACAATATTAATAaggttttttcttttaaaaatgcCTCATTTGTTCAActagaaaataatgaaattcaTGCATGGGGATATGCACAAAATTGTCATTTAGGTATAGGACTAACTCAATTAACATACATAAAAAAcccaaaaaaaattgtaaaaagtTGGTTGActtatgaagaaaaagagtTAGAAGATGATCAATACAGTGATGATAGTAATGATAAACGTATGTgtcataattattataagaatgtaaatgaaataaatttaataaaaaggaaatttaATAGAAAAGAAAGATTTACGAAcgaatttatatatactcCTTATTATGAAGAAGAAgttgaaaaatttatttatgaaaTACAAGTTACGCCAAATGTTATTAATTGGGAATATATTCAGATGTTAttgaaaaaagaagaatataGTAATAGTTTAGAATATATTAAATCTTTTGAAGAGGATCTAACAGATTTATATAGTAAACACATCGAGTTTATTTTAAACTTAAATTCTTAtgaaatgaaatataatgatttatatttaaattatcaaaattttatactATCTAATATTTCAAATATGAATGAATCTTTACCTTCTATAATGCATACAAAAGCAACTCACATTTTCGATTCCAATATGAGCAAACTTCAAGAATTTGTATATATTCTTCAGCAACAGCCAatgtatttaataattttgtgCTTAATTCataatcataaaaatattaagaatCTTAAAAGATTATCACGGAAAAATGAAGGATCTGTTGGAAAATTAAGtattcaaaatataataaataattcatctactgaatataataacaataaagaaaatggtagaaaatatatatcgaATAAATCAAATGTAATTAATCATTCTTATGAATATCATAGAAGTggagaatttaaaaatagtgATTTAGATAAAGTAAAAGAGAAACATtccttttataaaaaaagcaCTTTAATTGTATGTTCCtttatttttgatttatACTATGATTTGAAAAATGAAAGAGTCCGTAATATCTTTaccatttttttaattaaacttGGTAtagaagaaatgaaaaattgtTTACATATTGATTCTTTATTTAAGGTAGAAacatccattttttttttattaataaaaatgctaTTCAtgaaaaatgattttttaattaatttttcttattgtttatcaaatttaaataatgtgAATTCATTTGttgttttattaaatgaaatgtCAAGAAAAGGACATAAGAAGGAattgcatatatataatcaCAATACATTTAATCATTCATCTAACGTTGAtcaaaaacatatatttgaTAATTATGATCAGggatttttaattaatacttataataatatgaacACTCCAATGAAtcatttaattaataataatggaTATAGcaatatgaataatttaacaaataacttaataaataataatgttgataataatatgaatgaaTTGAATGAAAccaaaaataatgaaaaagactttttttttagcgATTCTAATAACGAAAAGGATAAAGAATTTGTACAATTtataaaaggaaaagaaGAAGATAACAAATTTGATGTTAATATTAATCCATATATAAAACCTGTAgaaacatttaaaaatatacaaattcAACAAAACATATTACCTAATATGCAAAATGAAATGAATATAAGGAATACAAATATAAGTGATAAAGATGTATTTTTAGAGTTAGACTTTATCAGGgtatttaaagaattatgcaaaatttttaaaaatataaagtttcCCGACatgtttaaaattataatgaagtatttatttaaacattttgttatttatgaaaaaaacatAAGTAAAGAAGATTcaaatcaaaataaaatatatttttttaataataaagatgtTATATATgttcctttttttaatttattacttATGGCTGTTTTAAAtccattattaaaaaatattgatagaataagagaaaaattttattatcctCCTCTTCCATCACATATAATTAGTATTTGTAATCGAATTTGTGATTTTTTAGAggttttatatttaaataaatatgaatcattaaatagttataaattaaagaaaaatttcgTATcagtaaaatatatttacggGCACacttttaattcttttataagTATTATAAGTAATTTGTGTAATATTGACGAAgatatttatgtaaatacttacataaatttatttcGTTATCATCTGAATAATACTTCATTTTATGTTCAATTAAGAATATTTCAACTATgccatatttttaatttatttttccgTTATCAAAATTATTTGCTATTGTCATTTAACGATCCTATAATAGaaattgtaaattttttttatgcataCAAGCATAGAGACACCTTTTTGACAGAAAATGTTACAGATTCCTTacttaaaaatacaaatgtaaatataataaatatgaaaaatggcacaaaagaaaacaataaggatagtaatttaaatatagataaaaaaaaaaaaaaaaaaaaaagttttttatctaaatataTTCGTAAGGATGAAAAAATTGATGAcgacaaaaataataaagaggTTAAAGTGAAATGTGATATTTCTGATAAGgaggaaaataataaaatgattaAATATTTGGAAAatagaaaaggaaaaaatataaaaaagttaatttttAACGAAGAAgaaattcaattttttataacatgtaaactaatatataatataaagttaGATATCCGATTTttgttaaaagaaaaaaatatgaatatatgtGAATTCACAAGGATACCGATGCCTCAATACATATGTTATCGTAAAAAAccttacataaaaaataatgaatactTATTTTCAGTTATTCACaaatattattatgaaaaagataaagCATATATTATTTCAGAGTGCTTAAAAAATTGCCCCTTTTTAGAACATTGTATTGATACTAATAACTTAATACTAAAATTAAAATCGTTGATAACTCATTACTTGTCTTTAAAAGATCAAAAAGAGATAAACCTTGTTCATTTAATTAGGAAAACACTTGATATATTAATATCGGATGAAATGGTATTTGTTGATTTTAGTGAAAATTTTCCTccaaatttatatatacacaaATTTAAAGATGAGAAATTACATAAGTCTAAATTGGAACAAacgtatttatatatgttacaaaataattatgatagaaattcattttttcaaATGAAATGGAGAAATATAGTTATGCAAATAGCTTTAAACATtttaagaaagaaaaaacatatgaactatttaaaaaaattgcatattgaacaagaaaaaatagaagatctaatattaaattatcaatttaaaatgaaaaatgatattgaaactttaaaaaatgcaatattttttgtttctaaATTATTGATTGAAAAGCCAATATTGATTCATAGTTCTTATTACGAaaaagatttattttttaataaattaaagagacaaaaagatttaaaaaaagaatacaaGTTTCCATATGATTCATCAACAGTTCATATAtatgaaatgaaaaaactAATTAAAAGTTCAGTTTTAAGTAATGTACATGAATTGCTGAATCCAGTAATTGACCATCTGACAATAGAAATTTTCtttgatttaaataatgttATTAAATTAAGTCTAGTAgtaactaaaaataaaagtagaaATGTAATTAATGAACATACATTTACGAGTCatgatatttataatatgtaTAATTCTTCCCCattcattttatattctttttttaaatacaatAAAACTTATTTGTGCTCTATCAATGGATTTAATTTTATGCATTTATTACATAATTTAGTTATTgatctttattaattagccaaataatttttcatttaaaaaaaaaaatatatatatatacacattaatttattaattttaaatatatatctatatctATATCTAAAAGGATATATTAACATacatatttatgtataatgttcttattaattttttttttttttgttttatctgtcttttattttcttaatttcaattaaaattttaattaatatttaaaaaaaaaaattttttcatattttattttttataattttttttttttttttgtattttttcataaaattttttaactaATCTTTAATTTGCGtacttaaaaatttatctttttaaatttttatttcttaatttttttttttttatatttgttttgatatttttattttagaatATCATgcctttattttattatttatcatctttatattttaaaaatgagaCTTTTAAGAATTTGAAGATTAATATTTAGTTATCgtcattattataattttcataatttatatcttcataaagtacattatttaaatctatttctaaattttttatctcAGTTAAACTACTAATGTTaacttcattttcttcttcattatatgtattttcaattaataattttctattttcatCATCATTGTCTTCTTTATCATCTCCATTCATATTGATgatatcatttaaataattttcttctCCATCCGTCTTATTATCAACATCActattttcatctttttcttcattttctattttttcttcattttctatttttgcttcgttttctatttttgcttcgttttctattttttcttcattttctattttttcttcgttttccattttttcttcattttccattttttcttcattttccatttttttattattttctattttttcatctttctcttcattttcttttaagtTTTCATTGgtttcaattttttcttttgccTCGTTATTTgatatttcaatttttgcTATTTTATCctccttttttatatttttttctttttgaatatttttaattatgtttttcttttctggtttctttaaattttgtggaagaatatattttatttttttttttttttttgaacatattttaaattcatcttttaattcttcattattataaattctGTCACAAAAGTATATACACCTAATTCTTATGCTAGCATTTATCTGCATATCAGTAGTTTCAACATATTTTGTTCTAAATGCTTTTTCTGTataatcttttaaatttatttgtataATATTCCATCCATCATTTAAGACCATTGGCATAGTACACCATTTATTTGATAATCTTGTAACAGTCTAATTTAAGAAAtacataatttatttttaatatatatataatatattttaatatttatttttctactattatttttcataccTGAAAGTTAGAAATTCTAAAAGTTCTTCTACAATTTCTATCATctaatatacttattctaaaagaaaaatatctGTTCATctgaaaataagaaatttatttaatttatagtaaatgcatatatatattagggtaatataataatatcataaaaaatgttACATTTTTGACAATAAGAACGATAATAGGTAAACTTATTGCTAATGAAGTAAAATTGGGTGGTgctgtatatatatatgaatcaGAAGTATTTTCTGATAA
The genomic region above belongs to Plasmodium relictum strain SGS1 genome assembly, chromosome: 10 and contains:
- a CDS encoding transcription factor IIb, putative; the protein is MYRNKYQPKILSLLLSSGSKPLEIWKTKTKKGCVRKVLDDTIKLSAIEILSENTSDSYIYTAPPNFTSLAISLPIIVLIVKNMNRYFSFRISILDDRNCRRTFRISNFQTVTRLSNKWCTMPMVLNDGWNIIQINLKDYTEKAFRTKYVETTDMQINASIRIRCIYFCDRIYNNEELKDEFKICSKKKKKIKYILPQNLKKPEKKNIIKNIQKEKNIKKEDKIAKIEISNNEAKEKIETNENLKENEEKDEKIENNKKMENEEKMENEEKMENEEKIENEEKIENEAKIENEAKIENEEKIENEEKDENSDVDNKTDGEENYLNDIINMNGDDKEDNDDENRKLLIENTYNEEENEVNISSLTEIKNLEIDLNNVLYEDINYENYNNDDN
- the RCC1 gene encoding guanidine nucleotide exchange factor, putative; this encodes MKEENVDANEVHKYIFNFDPKISSGLDHYACIGYYKGKFSVYCWGSNASNQLGLGINIRYAKNPSVIKFFENFIVCSVCCTNYSTFVLVKQNITDNGCSIYSFGKGNHGLLGYKKKRNLINDMKFMKKENKKEQEKLLDKINNKINRKVLNVFNINKSLSSLKSMDSLLDFNIDNISSVKSTGANNEIDTNKRDNKEKEGEINKMENKNFKYNETNLDNDIPNYNENILKQHMNGIDGEVSDMDKDFRIMNKDNENENKHTYTEYEEKEDWFTPLPIKIRFPENIKIKFISCGDMHTLAISTNGILYGWGFNNCGCVGNGSNQNVYEPTPIYVEELKKKNDTGYCDDFSKYKFNANETKEKFMKKIFIHCSAGSKHSLACTLNGEIYSWGYGGNGRLGLGNIKSYNKPQLITKLKNKIIIHVCSGNSHSGCIDTDHNVYTWGNGKFYKLGHTGDSDILNPKKVEFFNHNKKIFMLSFGCFNSFALSIKGDVFMWGTFNITKDSSYYVCKLPKQVNTNFKCIYIHTSTYIAFGVTLVGDLITFGNNYDHDNTYIKEKEWDTDSDVNLMDYLIRDPENKNDNNDKSYNINLKKDKIPIKYIKELRGKVCIQDFLNDFYKLDKLTYYQNKIRNGNFFPNCDYMIMNNKLLFEKNDLVINSRVKYIDGSDYFSVFLLENGKIYVSGYNKDGELGNGKYNLNKKFSIPIFIDVSVKKIIKIACGNNYVLALSEVGDVYGWGKNDKSQLGIGIIKDCYEPIHVKSLSNVINIYAGYDHSACIVNNNFSHDQEMELEHGELYVWGNAESGKVGLGFDYTQGSILLPRKVNLLNQVYKCSLGTSHSLFLTDNNDLYACGNASNGRLGLKNDSNHIVSYPKKITLDEHIFIKDILAGSTFSIILSIDGFIYIWGEFLKNIISYDKPTLYPQISNIKKIIGKFRHVLFLTYDNKLFGLGDNYYFQILHDSRKVKYIDTPKLIPYFMKDNINKVFSFKNASFVQLENNEIHAWGYAQNCHLGIGLTQLTYIKNPKKIVKSWLTYEEKELEDDQYSDDSNDKRMCHNYYKNVNEINLIKRKFNRKERFTNEFIYTPYYEEEVEKFIYEIQVTPNVINWEYIQMLLKKEEYSNSLEYIKSFEEDLTDLYSKHIEFILNLNSYEMKYNDLYLNYQNFILSNISNMNESLPSIMHTKATHIFDSNMSKLQEFVYILQQQPMYLIILCLIHNHKNIKNLKRLSRKNEGSVGKLSIQNIINNSSTEYNNNKENGRKYISNKSNVINHSYEYHRSGEFKNSDLDKVKEKHSFYKKSTLIVCSFIFDLYYDLKNERVRNIFTIFLIKLGIEEMKNCLHIDSLFKVETSIFFLLIKMLFMKNDFLINFSYCLSNLNNVNSFVVLLNEMSRKGHKKELHIYNHNTFNHSSNVDQKHIFDNYDQGFLINTYNNMNTPMNHLINNNGYSNMNNLTNNLINNNVDNNMNELNETKNNEKDFFFSDSNNEKDKEFVQFIKGKEEDNKFDVNINPYIKPVETFKNIQIQQNILPNMQNEMNIRNTNISDKDVFLELDFIRVFKELCKIFKNIKFPDMFKIIMKYLFKHFVIYEKNISKEDSNQNKIYFFNNKDVIYVPFFNLLLMAVLNPLLKNIDRIREKFYYPPLPSHIISICNRICDFLEVLYLNKYESLNSYKLKKNFVSVKYIYGHTFNSFISIISNLCNIDEDIYVNTYINLFRYHLNNTSFYVQLRIFQLCHIFNLFFRYQNYLLLSFNDPIIEIVNFFYAYKHRDTFLTENVTDSLLKNTNVNIINMKNGTKENNKDSNLNIDKKKKKKKSFLSKYIRKDEKIDDDKNNKEVKVKCDISDKEENNKMIKYLENRKGKNIKKLIFNEEEIQFFITCKLIYNIKLDIRFLLKEKNMNICEFTRIPMPQYICYRKKPYIKNNEYLFSVIHKYYYEKDKAYIISECLKNCPFLEHCIDTNNLILKLKSLITHYLSLKDQKEINLVHLIRKTLDILISDEMVFVDFSENFPPNLYIHKFKDEKLHKSKLEQTYLYMLQNNYDRNSFFQMKWRNIVMQIALNILRKKKHMNYLKKLHIEQEKIEDLILNYQFKMKNDIETLKNAIFFVSKLLIEKPILIHSSYYEKDLFFNKLKRQKDLKKEYKFPYDSSTVHIYEMKKLIKSSVLSNVHELLNPVIDHLTIEIFFDLNNVIKLSLVVTKNKSRNVINEHTFTSHDIYNMYNSSPFILYSFFKYNKTYLCSINGFNFMHLLHNLVIDLY